One window of the Candidatus Microbacterium colombiense genome contains the following:
- a CDS encoding L-rhamnose mutarotase — MTRVAFQLQVRPELLDEYLDRHSPVRPEMLAEIAAAGRRNYSLFLGQGGTLIGYYETDDDAAAQAYLASSPIAARWEAEMSTYFLGLDGRPDQAATPLSEVFHLEDQLSAADATAAPADSSVTRNHEESSAS, encoded by the coding sequence ATGACCCGCGTCGCCTTCCAGCTCCAGGTGCGTCCGGAGCTGCTCGACGAGTACCTCGACCGGCACTCGCCCGTCCGGCCCGAGATGCTGGCCGAGATCGCTGCGGCCGGGCGACGCAACTACTCCCTGTTCCTCGGCCAGGGCGGCACGCTGATCGGTTACTACGAGACCGACGACGACGCCGCGGCCCAGGCCTACCTCGCCTCCTCACCCATCGCTGCTCGATGGGAGGCGGAGATGAGCACGTACTTCCTCGGCCTCGACGGACGCCCCGACCAGGCCGCCACCCCGCTTTCCGAGGTGTTCCACCTCGAAGACCAGCTCTCCGCGGCAGACGCGACCGCCGCGCCCGCAGACTCCTCCGTCACCCGCAACCACGAAGAAAGCAGTGCATCGTGA
- a CDS encoding GyrI-like domain-containing protein, which translates to MAIDLKKTLDAYQAKRGVFRIVDVPAMQYLMIDGAGDPNSAPAYARAVSALFPVAYGLKFAAKKDLGIDTVVMPLEGQWHAPDMASFTSRRDKSSWLWMLMIMVPDHITAEMFDAAVGKAATKKDASPILSSVRLETLEEGLCVQTLHVGSYDDETPVLADLHERFVPENGLALTGRHHEIYLSDVRRVEPARLRTILRQPVARLG; encoded by the coding sequence ATGGCGATCGACCTGAAGAAGACGCTCGACGCATATCAGGCGAAACGGGGTGTGTTCCGCATCGTCGACGTGCCCGCGATGCAGTACCTGATGATCGACGGCGCGGGTGATCCGAACTCCGCGCCCGCATACGCGCGGGCTGTGTCCGCGCTCTTTCCCGTCGCCTACGGGCTGAAGTTCGCCGCGAAGAAGGACCTCGGCATCGACACGGTCGTGATGCCCTTGGAGGGGCAGTGGCATGCGCCCGACATGGCGTCGTTCACCTCGCGACGGGACAAGTCGTCGTGGCTGTGGATGCTGATGATCATGGTGCCCGATCACATCACCGCGGAGATGTTCGACGCCGCGGTGGGGAAGGCAGCGACGAAGAAGGATGCATCACCGATCCTGTCCTCCGTGCGGCTGGAGACGCTCGAGGAGGGGCTGTGCGTGCAGACGCTGCACGTCGGCTCCTACGACGACGAGACCCCGGTGCTCGCCGATCTGCATGAGCGCTTCGTGCCGGAGAACGGCCTGGCGCTCACCGGCCGTCACCACGAGATCTATCTGAGCGACGTGCGCCGCGTCGAGCCGGCGAGGCTGCGCACGATCCTCCGGCAGCCCGTGGCGCGTCTGGGCTGA
- a CDS encoding sugar ABC transporter ATP-binding protein, producing MTSASPTPVLQLTDVQKAFGSVIALRSGTISVDAGSIHALVGENGAGKSTLVKIVAGLYQRDGGTFRLRGDEVDFTSTAQSKAAGVAVIYQEPTLFPDLSVTENIFMGRQPTGTLGRIDRKAMRHEVERLFTRLGVTIDPDRPAEGLSIADQQVIEIAKAVSLDATLLIMDEPTAALSGVEVERLFAIARSLRDEGRGLIFISHRFDEVFALCDTVTVMRDGAYIATSAIADTTVDEIVHQMVGREVTELFPKQETTIGAPLLEVDGLTSPGIFHDISFTVRTGEIVGLAGLVGAGRSEVARAVFGVDGYRAGTVTMNGARVPARRPVDAMRSGLALVPEDRRKQGLVIEAGVGGNITLAIRRRLAKFGLITTGIENRAAKEWASRLEVKTHALDTVAATLSGGNQQKVVLAKWLATQPQVLIIDEPTRGIDVGTKSEVHRLLSELAGQGMGILMISSELPEVLGMADRILVMREGRITAEISRSEATSENVMFAATHASELSS from the coding sequence ATGACTTCTGCCTCCCCGACTCCGGTGCTGCAGCTCACCGACGTCCAGAAGGCTTTCGGCTCGGTGATCGCCCTCCGCTCGGGCACGATCTCCGTGGATGCCGGATCCATCCACGCACTCGTCGGCGAGAACGGGGCCGGCAAGTCGACACTCGTCAAGATCGTCGCGGGGCTCTACCAGCGCGACGGCGGCACCTTCCGCCTCCGCGGCGACGAGGTCGATTTCACCTCCACGGCGCAGTCCAAGGCCGCGGGCGTCGCCGTGATCTACCAAGAGCCGACGCTCTTCCCCGATCTCTCGGTCACCGAGAACATCTTCATGGGACGCCAGCCGACCGGCACGCTCGGCCGCATCGACCGCAAGGCCATGCGCCACGAGGTCGAGCGCCTGTTCACCCGCCTCGGCGTGACGATCGACCCCGACCGTCCGGCGGAGGGACTCTCGATCGCCGACCAGCAGGTGATCGAGATCGCCAAGGCCGTGTCCCTCGACGCGACCCTGCTGATCATGGACGAGCCCACCGCAGCCCTCTCCGGCGTCGAGGTCGAGCGGCTGTTCGCGATCGCGCGCAGCCTCCGCGATGAGGGCCGCGGGCTGATCTTCATCTCCCACCGCTTCGACGAGGTCTTCGCCCTGTGCGACACCGTCACCGTCATGCGCGACGGCGCATACATCGCCACGAGCGCGATCGCCGACACGACCGTCGACGAGATCGTGCACCAGATGGTCGGCCGCGAGGTCACCGAGCTCTTCCCGAAGCAGGAGACGACGATCGGCGCTCCGCTGCTCGAAGTCGACGGACTCACCAGCCCCGGCATCTTCCATGACATCTCCTTCACGGTGCGCACGGGTGAGATCGTCGGTCTCGCTGGTCTCGTCGGTGCGGGACGCAGTGAGGTCGCCCGCGCCGTGTTCGGCGTCGACGGCTACCGCGCCGGAACCGTGACGATGAACGGCGCACGGGTTCCCGCGCGTCGCCCCGTCGATGCCATGCGCTCCGGTCTCGCCCTCGTGCCCGAGGACCGGCGCAAGCAGGGTCTCGTGATCGAGGCCGGGGTCGGTGGCAACATCACCCTCGCCATCCGCCGCCGCCTCGCGAAGTTCGGACTCATCACCACCGGCATCGAGAACCGTGCCGCCAAGGAGTGGGCCAGCCGCCTCGAGGTCAAGACGCACGCACTCGACACCGTCGCAGCGACACTCTCGGGCGGCAATCAGCAGAAGGTGGTGCTGGCGAAGTGGCTGGCGACCCAGCCGCAGGTGCTCATCATCGACGAGCCCACCCGCGGCATCGATGTCGGCACGAAGTCCGAGGTTCATCGCCTCCTCTCCGAGCTCGCAGGCCAGGGCATGGGCATCCTCATGATCTCCTCCGAACTCCCCGAAGTCCTCGGCATGGCCGACCGCATCCTCGTGATGCGTGAAGGCCGCATCACCGCAGAGATCTCCCGCTCGGAAGCGACTTCCGAAAACGTCATGTTCGCCGCGACTCACGCATCGGAGCTCTCCTCGTGA
- the rhaI gene encoding L-rhamnose isomerase, whose protein sequence is MSILTPENLAALEKQAIELPSWAFGNSGTRFKVFGTPGTPRDPWEKIADAAQVNKYTALAPAVALHIPWDVVDSYSDLRTHAEDLGVELGTVNSNTFQDDDYKFGALTHEDASIRQKAIDHHLACIDVMDATGSRDLKIWLAEGSNYPGQADLRGRQDRLQESLQQIYARLGDDQRLVLEYKFFEPAFYHTDVPDWGTSYAQVSSLGDKAMVCLDTGHHAPGTNIEFIVMQLLRLGKLGSFDFNSRFYADDDLIVGAADPFQLFRILFEVVRGGGLNNPDVAFMLDQCHNVEDKIPGQIRSVLNVQEMTARALIVDRDALTAAQKSGDVLAANAVFMDAFYTDVRPALAEWRESRGLAADPMAAYAASGYQQQIATDRVGGVQAGWGA, encoded by the coding sequence GTGAGCATCCTCACCCCCGAGAACCTCGCCGCTCTCGAGAAGCAGGCCATCGAACTCCCCAGCTGGGCGTTCGGCAACTCCGGCACGCGATTCAAGGTGTTCGGCACACCGGGCACGCCGCGCGACCCGTGGGAGAAGATCGCGGATGCCGCGCAGGTCAACAAGTACACCGCTCTGGCCCCCGCGGTCGCCCTGCACATCCCGTGGGACGTGGTCGACTCCTACTCCGACCTCCGCACGCACGCCGAAGACCTGGGCGTCGAGCTCGGAACGGTGAACTCCAACACCTTCCAGGACGACGACTACAAGTTCGGCGCATTGACCCACGAAGACGCGTCGATCCGGCAGAAGGCCATCGATCACCACCTCGCCTGCATCGACGTGATGGATGCCACGGGCAGCCGCGACCTCAAGATCTGGCTCGCCGAAGGCTCGAACTACCCCGGACAGGCCGACCTGCGCGGACGCCAGGACCGCCTGCAGGAGTCGCTCCAGCAGATCTACGCACGCCTCGGCGACGACCAGCGGCTGGTGCTCGAGTACAAGTTCTTCGAGCCGGCTTTCTACCACACCGATGTTCCGGACTGGGGAACGTCCTACGCGCAGGTGAGCTCTCTCGGAGACAAGGCGATGGTCTGCCTCGACACCGGCCACCACGCCCCCGGCACCAACATCGAGTTCATCGTGATGCAGCTGCTGCGCCTGGGCAAGCTCGGGTCCTTCGACTTCAACTCGCGCTTCTACGCCGATGACGACCTGATCGTCGGGGCCGCCGACCCGTTCCAGCTGTTCCGCATCCTGTTCGAGGTCGTGCGCGGCGGGGGCCTCAACAACCCCGACGTCGCGTTCATGCTCGACCAGTGCCACAACGTCGAAGACAAGATCCCCGGCCAGATCCGCTCCGTGCTCAACGTGCAGGAGATGACGGCCCGCGCGCTGATCGTCGACCGCGACGCTCTGACGGCGGCGCAGAAGTCGGGCGACGTGTTGGCCGCCAACGCCGTGTTCATGGACGCGTTCTACACCGACGTGCGCCCGGCGCTCGCGGAATGGCGCGAGTCGCGCGGCCTGGCTGCCGACCCCATGGCGGCGTACGCGGCATCCGGCTACCAGCAGCAGATCGCCACCGACCGGGTGGGCGGCGTGCAGGCCGGTTGGGGCGCCTGA
- a CDS encoding TetR/AcrR family transcriptional regulator — protein sequence MSTPSDGASPSPGRYAKGIARRQEILDRAIEVFAKRGARKTSLRAIAQEVGVTHAALTHYFGSLDELLVAVYRESEKRSDDEKPEPPDLSPAMMMKVSAEENRSIPGLVQLYSTLVASALEENHPAAQEFATHRFDRLRAQLAERVTVLQASDRLRADLDPALVSALVIAASDGLQTQWLLDSSIDHEAALEMLDRLLAAPRDSD from the coding sequence ATGTCCACCCCTTCCGACGGAGCATCCCCTTCGCCGGGGCGCTACGCGAAGGGCATCGCCCGCCGCCAGGAGATCCTTGACCGGGCGATCGAGGTGTTCGCGAAGCGGGGGGCGAGGAAGACGAGTCTCCGAGCCATCGCGCAGGAGGTCGGCGTGACGCACGCCGCACTCACGCACTACTTCGGGTCGCTCGACGAGCTGCTCGTGGCGGTGTACCGCGAGTCGGAGAAGCGATCGGACGATGAGAAGCCGGAGCCGCCCGACCTCAGCCCGGCCATGATGATGAAGGTCTCGGCTGAGGAGAATCGCAGCATCCCGGGGCTCGTGCAGCTCTACTCGACCCTGGTCGCGTCGGCTCTCGAGGAGAACCATCCGGCCGCGCAGGAGTTCGCGACGCACCGCTTCGACCGGCTCCGTGCGCAACTGGCCGAGCGGGTCACCGTTCTGCAGGCGAGTGATCGACTGCGTGCAGACTTGGACCCCGCGCTCGTGTCGGCCTTGGTGATCGCCGCGTCGGACGGACTGCAGACGCAGTGGCTGCTCGACTCCTCGATCGATCACGAAGCGGCGCTCGAGATGCTCGATCGGCTGCTCGCGGCCCCGCGCGATTCGGACTGA
- the rhaS gene encoding rhamnose ABC transporter substrate-binding protein, with protein MTFARKRVTAFAALAVAAAVALTGCTASGDAGDGGDSDGDSSNLAITFLPKNLGNPYFDTSSEGGKKAVEEFGGTFAEVGPAEATPDAQVSYINTATQQGVGALVVSANDPKAICDALNEARDAGIKVVTFDSDTNTDCRDLFINQADSEGIAKVQVDLIADQIGGTGEVAILSASANATNQNAWIDLMKEYAASEYPDITIVETVYGDDDDQTSFDKTAALLQTHPDLKGIISPTTVGIAAAARYLSTSDFKGKVALTGLGTPNQMREYVEDGTVTAFALWNPADLGYLAAFAAQALIAGDITGEEGDTFTAGDLGEYTVGADGVVLLGDPFEFNADNIGDFDF; from the coding sequence ATGACGTTTGCACGCAAGCGTGTGACCGCCTTCGCCGCCCTCGCGGTGGCAGCAGCGGTCGCTCTCACAGGATGCACGGCCTCCGGCGACGCCGGCGACGGCGGCGACTCGGACGGCGACAGCTCGAACCTCGCCATCACCTTCCTGCCCAAGAACCTCGGCAACCCGTACTTCGACACGTCCAGCGAGGGCGGCAAGAAGGCTGTCGAGGAGTTCGGCGGCACGTTCGCCGAGGTCGGCCCCGCCGAGGCGACGCCCGATGCGCAGGTCAGCTACATCAACACGGCGACGCAGCAGGGCGTCGGAGCGCTCGTCGTCTCGGCGAACGACCCGAAGGCGATCTGCGACGCCCTCAACGAGGCACGGGATGCCGGGATCAAGGTCGTCACCTTCGACTCCGACACCAACACCGACTGCCGCGACCTGTTCATCAACCAGGCCGATTCCGAGGGCATCGCCAAGGTGCAGGTCGACCTGATCGCCGACCAGATCGGTGGAACCGGCGAGGTCGCCATCCTCTCCGCATCCGCCAACGCCACGAACCAGAACGCCTGGATCGACCTGATGAAGGAGTACGCCGCCAGCGAGTACCCCGACATCACGATCGTCGAGACGGTCTACGGCGACGACGACGACCAGACCTCGTTCGACAAGACCGCGGCGCTCCTGCAGACCCACCCCGACCTGAAGGGCATCATCTCGCCCACGACCGTCGGAATCGCGGCTGCGGCGCGCTACCTGTCGACCTCGGACTTCAAGGGCAAGGTCGCGCTGACCGGACTCGGCACGCCGAACCAGATGCGCGAGTACGTCGAAGACGGCACCGTCACCGCGTTCGCACTGTGGAACCCGGCCGACCTGGGCTACCTCGCGGCCTTCGCCGCTCAGGCGCTCATCGCCGGTGACATCACGGGCGAAGAGGGCGACACCTTCACCGCCGGCGACCTCGGTGAGTACACCGTCGGCGCCGATGGCGTGGTGCTGCTCGGCGACCCGTTCGAGTTCAACGCCGACAACATCGGCGACTTCGACTTCTGA
- a CDS encoding Gfo/Idh/MocA family oxidoreductase, translated as MSAVGIGIIGAGVISDTYLENLSSFPDVEVLAIGDLILDRAEAQAAEYGVPTFGSAADVLAHPGVDLVINLTIPAAHIEVSRAAIAAGKHVWTEKPLGLDRAAAAELLREAEAAGLRIGSAPDTLLGPGFQAARRAIESGIIGRPLFAQTTFQTQGPDLWHPDPAFLFAEGAGPLLDMGPYYFSALVSLLGPVDHVSAVGSKAREERTIHNGPIAGTTFPVEVPSTIQIVTAFEAGAQAQSLLSFDSALERHGVVEIHGTEGTIVLPDPNAFAGRIAYVKPLGVIRDGMSFEQEWIEIAHDDVTVGRGIGALDMVRAIAEGRPHVASGELGFHVLDVLLSAQESAATGRTVTVESSVAPVPLLPDGFDPFAATL; from the coding sequence ATGAGCGCGGTCGGAATCGGCATCATCGGCGCCGGCGTCATCAGCGACACATATCTCGAGAACCTCTCGTCTTTCCCCGACGTCGAGGTGCTCGCCATCGGGGACCTCATCCTCGATCGCGCCGAAGCACAGGCCGCCGAGTACGGCGTTCCGACGTTCGGCTCGGCTGCCGACGTGCTGGCCCACCCGGGCGTCGACCTGGTCATCAACCTGACCATCCCTGCCGCGCACATCGAGGTCTCGCGTGCGGCGATCGCCGCGGGCAAGCATGTCTGGACCGAGAAGCCCCTCGGGCTCGACCGCGCGGCGGCAGCCGAACTGCTGCGCGAAGCAGAGGCCGCCGGCCTCCGGATCGGCTCTGCTCCCGACACGCTTCTCGGACCGGGCTTCCAGGCGGCGCGGCGCGCGATCGAGAGCGGCATCATCGGCCGCCCGCTGTTCGCGCAGACGACGTTCCAGACCCAGGGCCCCGACCTGTGGCACCCGGACCCCGCATTCCTCTTCGCCGAGGGTGCGGGCCCGCTGCTCGACATGGGCCCGTACTACTTCTCGGCTCTCGTCTCCCTGCTCGGCCCGGTCGATCACGTATCGGCCGTCGGCTCGAAGGCGCGCGAAGAGCGCACGATCCACAACGGCCCGATCGCGGGAACGACCTTCCCGGTGGAGGTGCCCTCGACGATCCAGATCGTGACGGCGTTCGAGGCGGGCGCGCAGGCGCAGAGCCTGCTGAGCTTCGACTCCGCCCTGGAACGTCACGGCGTCGTCGAGATCCACGGCACTGAGGGCACGATCGTGCTCCCCGATCCGAACGCGTTCGCCGGTCGCATCGCGTACGTCAAGCCTCTCGGTGTGATCCGCGATGGCATGTCGTTCGAGCAGGAGTGGATCGAGATCGCACACGACGACGTCACCGTCGGTCGCGGCATCGGCGCGCTCGACATGGTGCGTGCGATCGCCGAAGGGCGCCCGCACGTGGCATCCGGCGAGCTCGGCTTCCACGTGCTCGATGTGCTGCTCTCCGCGCAGGAGTCAGCGGCCACCGGACGCACCGTCACCGTCGAGAGCAGTGTCGCCCCGGTGCCACTGCTGCCCGACGGCTTCGACCCGTTCGCCGCGACGCTCTGA
- a CDS encoding ABC transporter permease yields MTTATTTSPRVIGDFDKPLWRRVLLTREAAIVGLLIIVALVSSASIKGFGQPITLTYLLLDIAPILLIALPMTLIMITGEIDLSVGSMVGLSSVVTGALVQAGLPFEIAALAALVVGIVGGAFNGFLVTVVGLPSLAVTIGTLALFRGLAVGLLGTAAVTDFPEFWTDLAKAKITGTPIPVITIPFLLLVVVFVVLLHFTPFGRGVYAVGLSKDAAHFSGVDVERTKFILFMLSGAVAAFAGIFYTLRYGSARGDNATGLELQVIAAVVLGGVSVFGGRGQIYGVIAAALLIGSLASALRLVNVTSDVINIITGTLLVLSVVAASFLAWLQKKRRRPGRTPAGAVTAS; encoded by the coding sequence ATGACCACCGCGACCACCACGTCCCCGCGCGTCATCGGCGACTTCGACAAGCCGCTCTGGCGCCGCGTGCTGCTCACCCGCGAAGCGGCCATCGTCGGACTCCTGATCATCGTCGCCCTCGTCTCCTCGGCGAGCATCAAGGGCTTCGGGCAGCCGATCACCCTCACCTACCTGCTGCTCGATATCGCGCCGATCCTGCTGATCGCCCTGCCCATGACTCTGATCATGATCACGGGCGAGATCGACCTCTCGGTCGGCAGCATGGTCGGGCTCTCGAGCGTCGTCACCGGCGCCCTCGTACAGGCGGGCCTCCCGTTCGAGATCGCCGCCCTCGCCGCCCTCGTGGTCGGCATCGTCGGAGGCGCGTTCAACGGCTTCCTCGTCACCGTGGTCGGCCTGCCGTCGCTCGCCGTCACGATCGGCACGCTCGCACTGTTCCGCGGACTCGCGGTCGGACTGCTGGGCACCGCCGCCGTGACCGATTTCCCCGAGTTCTGGACCGACCTCGCGAAGGCGAAGATCACCGGCACGCCGATCCCGGTGATCACGATCCCGTTCCTCCTCCTCGTGGTCGTCTTCGTCGTGCTGCTGCACTTCACCCCGTTCGGGCGCGGCGTCTACGCGGTGGGCTTGTCGAAGGATGCCGCGCACTTCTCGGGCGTCGACGTGGAGCGCACGAAGTTCATCCTCTTCATGCTCTCCGGCGCGGTCGCCGCGTTCGCCGGCATCTTCTACACGCTGCGCTACGGCAGTGCCCGCGGCGACAACGCGACCGGCCTCGAACTCCAGGTCATCGCGGCCGTGGTGCTCGGCGGCGTCTCGGTCTTCGGCGGACGGGGCCAGATCTACGGCGTGATCGCCGCCGCGTTGCTCATCGGATCGCTCGCCAGCGCACTGCGTCTGGTGAACGTCACCTCCGATGTCATCAACATCATCACCGGCACACTGCTCGTGCTCTCGGTGGTGGCCGCAAGCTTCCTGGCCTGGCTGCAGAAGAAACGCCGCCGACCGGGCAGAACCCCCGCCGGTGCCGTCACAGCTTCATGA
- a CDS encoding ABC transporter permease has translation MTTAIPVSSLTKRISGLGKAREFGILLALVLVVTAATLNNPKFLFSPDGWRDLLLTPSILVLVAVGQAIVLVTRNVDLSVGSVMGLTAYLTGRLFIDIPGIPIVLVVAAAVVFGALLGLVNGALVAYAKVPAMVITLGTLYAYRGINVLWTGSDRVNASDMPKDFLALGTGQLAGIPILAIVALVVLAIAAWYMKNTRGGREYYAIGSDPAAAELYGLRVTRRVLTAFVLSGALAGLAGVFYAARYGTINSQAGAGWELDAVGAAVIGGVAITGGIGSVWGAAIGAVLLLTINRALPILGIPDFWQRAVVGLLIIGAIVLDRVLAVRQKRRLIEARDQS, from the coding sequence GTGACCACCGCCATCCCCGTCTCCTCCCTCACCAAGCGCATCTCCGGCCTCGGCAAGGCGCGCGAGTTCGGCATCCTGCTGGCCCTCGTGCTGGTCGTGACCGCCGCGACGCTCAACAACCCGAAGTTCCTGTTCAGCCCGGACGGATGGCGGGATCTGTTGTTGACGCCGTCGATCCTGGTGCTCGTGGCCGTCGGTCAGGCGATCGTGCTCGTCACGCGCAACGTCGACCTCTCGGTCGGCTCCGTGATGGGCCTCACCGCCTACCTCACCGGCCGGCTCTTCATCGACATCCCCGGCATACCGATCGTGCTCGTCGTCGCCGCGGCCGTCGTGTTCGGCGCCCTCCTCGGACTCGTGAACGGCGCTCTGGTGGCCTATGCCAAGGTCCCGGCGATGGTGATCACGCTCGGCACGCTGTATGCCTATCGCGGCATCAACGTGCTGTGGACGGGCAGCGACCGGGTGAACGCCTCCGACATGCCCAAGGACTTCCTCGCACTGGGCACCGGGCAGCTCGCCGGCATCCCGATCCTCGCGATCGTCGCCCTGGTCGTGCTCGCGATCGCCGCCTGGTACATGAAGAACACCCGCGGCGGGCGGGAGTACTACGCGATCGGATCCGACCCTGCCGCCGCCGAGCTCTACGGTCTGCGCGTCACGCGCCGCGTGCTGACGGCCTTCGTGCTGTCGGGAGCATTGGCCGGACTCGCCGGAGTGTTCTACGCGGCCCGCTACGGCACGATCAATTCGCAGGCCGGCGCCGGATGGGAACTCGATGCCGTGGGTGCCGCCGTCATCGGTGGCGTCGCGATCACCGGGGGCATCGGCTCGGTCTGGGGTGCGGCGATCGGTGCCGTGCTGCTGCTCACGATCAACCGTGCACTGCCGATCCTCGGCATCCCCGACTTCTGGCAGCGCGCGGTCGTCGGCCTGCTCATCATCGGCGCCATCGTGCTGGACCGCGTGCTCGCAGTCCGACAGAAACGGCGGCTCATCGAGGCGAGGGACCAATCATGA
- a CDS encoding sugar phosphate isomerase/epimerase, with protein MALPETSVQLYSLATEFTDDMGGSLDKLAAIGLRNVEAFDFVRRPDEIRAALDASGLASPTGHAPLLSDQLWTPDGSIPTPAPEVVFEAAAKVGITTVIDPFVAPERWFTLDGVTDIAERLNALVDTAAGFGLQVGYHNHAQEFVERFDGETAFERFVALTDDRVAIELDLYWALVGGQDVTALVSHLGDRLVAAHVKDGVAPASNPFAPGAPEFGSDSLDQRHAGTGDVPIADSLRAASALKYAVIEYDNAPGDVFADIAASYAFLIEGGFAR; from the coding sequence GTGGCCCTGCCAGAAACCTCAGTCCAGCTGTACTCGCTCGCCACCGAGTTCACCGACGATATGGGCGGCTCGCTCGACAAGCTCGCCGCCATCGGTCTGCGCAACGTGGAGGCGTTCGACTTCGTCCGCCGTCCCGATGAGATCCGCGCAGCGCTGGACGCCTCGGGCCTCGCCTCACCGACCGGTCACGCCCCACTGCTCTCGGACCAACTGTGGACTCCCGACGGCTCGATCCCCACGCCGGCCCCCGAGGTCGTCTTCGAGGCCGCAGCCAAGGTCGGGATCACGACCGTGATCGACCCGTTCGTCGCGCCCGAGCGCTGGTTCACCCTCGACGGGGTCACCGACATCGCCGAACGGCTCAACGCCCTCGTCGACACCGCGGCCGGATTCGGGCTGCAGGTCGGCTATCACAACCACGCCCAGGAGTTCGTCGAGCGCTTCGACGGCGAGACGGCCTTCGAGCGATTCGTCGCGCTCACCGATGACCGCGTGGCCATCGAGCTCGACCTGTACTGGGCGCTCGTGGGCGGGCAGGACGTGACGGCGCTCGTATCGCACCTCGGCGACAGGCTCGTCGCCGCACACGTGAAGGACGGCGTCGCCCCGGCGAGCAACCCCTTCGCCCCCGGCGCCCCCGAGTTCGGCTCGGACAGCCTCGATCAGCGCCATGCCGGCACCGGCGACGTGCCGATCGCGGACTCGCTGCGCGCGGCATCCGCCCTGAAGTACGCCGTGATCGAGTACGACAACGCGCCCGGCGACGTGTTCGCCGACATCGCCGCCAGCTACGCGTTCCTCATCGAAGGCGGCTTCGCCCGATGA
- a CDS encoding LacI family DNA-binding transcriptional regulator — MAVSVREVAEDAGVSVGTVSNVLNRPEKVNPDTVARVQASIARLGFVRNDAARQLRAGRSRTIGLVVLDIRNPFFAEIARGAEERADEFGLSVLVANSDEKQLREARHLDLFEEQRVTGVLVTPVSESLPRLAQMQDRGTPAVLVDRESQDGRFASVAVDDVEGGRVAVEHLLAVGRTRIAFVGGPVALRQVADRLSGAQAAASAAGVGVEFVASVALTVEEGRRVGQQILDRAPAARPDAIFAANDLLALGILQSLVMTGDARVPEDIALIGYDDIDFAAAAVIPLSSVRQPAALIGSTAVDLLLRSQREQEPVREHVLFRPELVARASTLGT, encoded by the coding sequence ATGGCGGTCAGCGTGCGCGAGGTGGCGGAAGACGCGGGTGTCTCGGTCGGCACCGTCTCGAACGTTCTCAATCGTCCGGAGAAGGTGAATCCCGACACGGTCGCCCGGGTGCAGGCGTCGATCGCCCGCCTGGGATTCGTGCGCAACGACGCAGCCCGCCAGCTTCGAGCCGGCCGCAGTCGCACGATCGGCCTGGTGGTGCTCGACATCCGCAACCCTTTCTTCGCCGAGATCGCCCGAGGCGCGGAGGAACGGGCCGACGAGTTCGGCCTCTCGGTGCTCGTGGCCAACAGCGACGAGAAGCAACTGCGCGAGGCGCGGCACCTCGATCTCTTCGAGGAGCAGCGGGTCACGGGTGTGCTGGTGACCCCGGTCAGCGAGTCGCTTCCGCGGTTGGCGCAGATGCAGGACCGTGGCACGCCCGCGGTGCTCGTCGACCGCGAGTCGCAGGACGGGCGATTCGCCTCGGTCGCGGTCGATGACGTCGAGGGCGGACGGGTCGCGGTCGAGCATCTGCTCGCCGTCGGGCGCACCCGGATCGCGTTCGTCGGAGGCCCGGTCGCGCTGCGGCAGGTCGCCGATCGTCTCAGCGGTGCGCAGGCCGCCGCATCGGCTGCGGGAGTCGGCGTGGAGTTCGTCGCCTCCGTCGCACTGACCGTGGAGGAGGGGCGCCGCGTAGGGCAGCAGATCCTCGACCGGGCGCCGGCGGCCCGTCCCGATGCCATCTTCGCGGCCAACGACCTGCTCGCCCTCGGTATCCTGCAGAGTCTCGTGATGACCGGCGATGCCCGCGTGCCGGAGGACATCGCCCTGATCGGCTACGACGACATCGACTTCGCGGCCGCGGCGGTGATCCCGCTCAGCTCCGTGCGCCAACCCGCCGCGCTGATCGGATCGACCGCCGTCGATCTGCTGCTGCGCAGTCAGCGGGAGCAGGAACCGGTGCGCGAGCACGTGCTGTTCCGCCCGGAGCTCGTGGCGCGCGCATCCACGCTCGGCACCTGA